Genomic DNA from Desulfovibrio sp. JC022:
GTCTCCGGTCAAGTGAAAGCGTAGACTGGAGTTCTCCCATTTATCCAAAGGGATACCCGTAAGTTCCAGATTAATAGTCAAAGTTCCCGAAGTTCCGGCCCCCTTAACCAGATCAATTCCGGTAATGCTTAAGGGGTGCAGGTCCACGTCATAAGTGGTGGAAAAAGTACAGGGAACGCCGCTGACAGGGATTGAAGCGATCTGCGAGCCGATGGGAACTCGGATGCTTTCCATCAAGCTCGGCTTGGGCTTAAACTTAATAATCGTAGTGGAAGGGATAGGCCGCAGATAGTGCGGAAAAATCAGCTGCACCAGACCGTGTACTATCTCCGGGAATTCATCGTCCAGCTTCTGGTTGATCATGCCGGACAGAAATGCCGAGCCTTCCAGAAGCCGCTCCACATCAGGATCGGCGCCCGGTCCGGTCAGCATGGGAGCCAGCGCGGGGTGGGTTTTGGAAAATTCCACCGCCAATTCGCGCAAATGGCTCAGTTCCCTCTGATAATACTTTTCTATCATATTTAAGATGCCTCCGGCGGCTCTCCGAGGGCCAGAGAAACTTTTTGGAAAAAGTTTCTCTGGACTCTTCAAAAACTTTTAATAGGGCTTCGCCGCCTTGTGATGCCAAAAGTAGCGAATGCTTATAAACCGGGCACTAAACACTCAAAAGGTTTTGGGATTCTTAAACCCTTTTGCAAAAGGGTTTAAGGCCCCCGGCAGGGCCGCCGGAGGCAGCTAGTTATCTTTCACTGAAATTTGTCCGTCTGGATCGAGAACCGTCTCGAATACTACGGGCATGTCTTGGCCCTCTAAGGCCAGCTTGGCTTGCAGCTTGAAATGCAGAGCCAGCGGGTTATCCTCCATGGGAACAAATTCTATATTCACGTTTGCCAGCCGGGGTTCATATTTTAGGATAACCTCGGTCATGGACTCCTCAATGGAGCGTACCGCATCCAACCCGGTGGCCCCGATCATGGACGTAAAATCCGGGACCCCGAAATCGGGCGCGATCTGGGCATTACCCTGCCGGGTATTCAGGATCATGCGCAGGTAATCCAGCACAGACTTGACCACCTGCCCCGGCTCGGCAGAATCCCGCCAATCCGGGTCCTCTTCCATGAAACGGATACGTTCAAGAAGTCGCTGAGTGGTCAAAGCTCCCCCTTCCAAATCACGCCACAATGTCCAAAACACAGTGGCGAAGCCTAACTAAAAAGTTTGGGATCCTTAAACCCTTTCCAAAGGGTTTGAGGCCCCCGGCAGGGCGCCCCGCGAGGCCGCCGGAGGCTTTTCCTCATCAATAGCGCAGAGCGCATCAACTAACTGGATTTCCAGTCGTCAGTGTATTCAATATTGCCGTCAGCGTAGGTCCATGTGATTTTGGAATAGGTAAAGCTGACGTCTTCCATGTCGTGATACCCTTTGTTGTCGGGCAGGAAAGTCACCGGCTTATAGTTGTGCAGGTTGACGATGATCGCTTCTTCCATCTTGATGGTGTAGTACTTCTTTTCAATTCCGGTGGCATCGATATGGTAGTGGTCGATTTCAACAGTGAGTTGCTCACCTTTACAGCAGGCCTGAGCCAGTTTAGGGGAACCGTTATCCACGTGTTTGGTCACGGTGAACGGTTTGTGGATACGCTGCCCGGTGGGAAGCCCGGTATGGGTATCCTTGGGAATTTCAACATTGTGATCCAGCGCATAAACAAGCATGGTATCTTTTTTATCGCCCATCTGAGTACAATCACCCTTGATCTGTCCCTGAGTCTTTCCTGTTACCTTCATATACGAAGTAAGTGCCATAACCCTTCTCCTCAAAATGCATGATTAAAGGTTGACCGTTTCAGCGGCTGCCGTGGGTACGGCAGCCGGACTCTTTCGACTAACTATTCCTTCTCCAGCTTACCCAGCAATGAGAGGGTGAAAGAAGCACCCATGTACTTGAAATGCGGGCGGGCCTTCAGGGAAACCTGATACCAGCCCGGATCGCCTTCCACATCGCTGACCTCAATCTTGGCCATACGTAAGGGACGGCGGCTGCGCACACTGGGTGCGGGGTTGTCCATCTCGGTGACATACTGGGAAATCCAGGTGTTCAGTTCGCGCTCAAGATCGCCACGCTCTTTCCATGTACCGATATTTTCGCGCTGGATAACTTTGATGTAGTGGGCCAAGCGGTCCATGATCATCATGTAAGGCAACTGGGTGGAGAGCTTGTAATTAAGCTCGGCTTCCTTGCCTTCTTTGCTGGTGCCGAAGAACTTCGGTTTCTGACAGGAGTTAGCGGAAAAGAACGCCGCATTGTCACTGCCTTTGCGCATGGTCAGACCGATGAATCCTTCCTCGGCAAGCTCGAATTCCCTGCGCTCGGAAAGAAGCACCTGCGTGGGAATCTTGGTCTGCACCGCGCCCATGGCCTCGTACTGGTAGAGGGGCAGGTCTTCCACGGCCCCGCCGCCCTGCGGACCTATGATGTTTGCGCACCAACGGTACTTGGCAAATGAATCGGTCAGCTTGGAGGCAAAAGCAAAAGCTGTGTTGCCCCAGCAAAAGTCATCATCTCCGTCGGAAACAGACTCCTGATAGTTGAAACTTTTTGCCGGAAGGGTTTCCGGTCCGTAAGGAAGCCGCAGCAGGAATTTAGGCAGGGTCAGCCCCACATTGCGGGCATCGTCCGACTCGCGGAAAGAGTTCCACTTGGCGTATTGCGGCATTTCAAAAATGGATTTGAGATCCTTAAGATTGGGTAGCTCACTCCATTTTTCAATACCGAAAAATTTCGGACCGGCAGCGGCAATAAACGGCGCATGGGACATGGCAGAAACCGAAGCAGTATATTGCAGCAGTTTCATATCCTGCGGGCCGGGTCCAAAATCATAATTACCGATAATAGCCCCGAAAGGCTGCCCGCCGAACTGACCGTATTCCGCGGTATAGGCCTGCTTGTAGAGACCGGATTTGGTAATTTCCGGTGCATCATCGAAATCATCAAGCAGGTCCTCTTTGGAAACATTCATCATCTGAATACGCACATTTTCCCGAAAATCAGTACGGTCAATCAGGAATTTGAGTGACCGCCACGAGGATTCCATTTTCTGGAATTCCTTGTTGTGCATAATGCTGTCCATCTGGGCGGATAATTTTCCATCAATCTGGGCCAGCATGTCATCCACGAGATTGCCGGAAATCTTGGCTCCTTCGCGTTCCGGCTTGACCATTTCCTCAAGAAAAGCCTGCAAGCCCGCCTTGGTCACAGAATAGGCTTCATCTTCGGGCTTGAGTTTGGTGGCCTCCACAATATCATCTAGAAGCGAACCTTCGGCAGCGGACTGCGCAGCCTGCTGTTGTTCAAGTTTTTCTTCTGCCATGGATATTCCCCCTACTCGATTCCAAGTTCTTTGAGCAGCTTTTCACGCGCGCCGTCATCCTTGACCAGTTCCTGAACCTTTTTCCTGAATTCCGGCACATTGGAGAGCGGACTCTTCAGGGCTTTCAGGGCTTCACGAAGCTCCATGAGTTTTTGAAGTTCCGGAACCTGACTGATAATCCGGTCCGGGTCGAAATCCTTGAGGCTTTCAAACTTGAGCTTAACCGCCATCTGCGCGTCAGGGTCGCCGCTGAGTTTATCCTCAACACCCATGTTCAACTCCAGATCCTGAGCCTTGAGAACTTCGTTGAAATTATCCTTGTCGATATTCACCGGATCGCGGTCCTCGACCATACGATCATCATCTTTTTGGGTAAAATCTCCGACCACGAGCAGCTTGAGAGGAAGCTCGACCTCTTCTTTCGCGTCGCCAGTCTCAGGCTTATAAACAATGTTGACCCGCTCCTTGGGAGCTACGGAACCTTCTTTAGCCATATTCAAGACCTCCGCTGAAAAGTTTCTGGGAACAGTCCAAACCGTCTAGTTAACTCCGTTAATCTTCAACCCCTCAACAGGACTGAGCCTGCTGATACGCTGTAAAATTTCAACACTCTTTGTTGCTGATTCCGGTCCGCCCTCGGCAACCATGGCCCCGTAGGCAGCCAGCAAACCGGATAAAGCAAGTTCCGGCTCCCACTGCTCAAGGCCGGAACTGTCAATTTGTTCCAGCAATTCAACTGCATGCACATGGGCCACTCCGGCCTGTCCCTCTGCCGTAAGCAATCCGGTCAACCCGGAACGCAGCCGAAAAACAGAGCGCAAAGAGGGAGATGTATTGATACTATCACAAATGATAGAAACTGCCTCGAACATTTTTTTATCCGCTGCAAATTGGTTCGCTTTAGCCATTATTTCAGAAACTTTGTCCGCCTTATCCTCTGTCCCGAGAGCACCGCCCTTGCTTTTGCCAAGAGATTGCAACCACGAACGGGTCTTGGGATCAGCAAAAGGAGTACCGTCTGCAAAGCTCAAGGAAGCCATACCGGGCAGACGTTGCACATAAATTTCCGTTTCCAATTCAAGGGCGGTCAGTGCTTCGACGTATCCAGCACCTAAAGCTTTAAGGGCCTCAGCTGACATGCGACTCAAATCGAGCCAGAAAAGATATTCCCCGACACGGGACTCGGCCTCACGCAAGGCCCCTGCGAAATCAGACTTTTGAAGCTGGCTGAGAATAGAATCTTTGACCGGGCCGTCCGGCGCAGGAACCATGGTCCGCCCGTTTTGCGCAGGAGGAAGGGAGGAAATAGGCATCCACGCGGACATGCGCCGCAACCTATAGCCCTCAGCAGCGGCAAGATCATTCACGAGAAGATATTCCGAAAGAGGTCCGAGAGAGGAAAGCATGGCTTTAAACCCGGCGGAATATTCTTCGGAAGAATTTATATTGCCTACGCCAGACGCAACATAAGAAGCAGAAGGAACAGTTTCGGTGGATGCAGCCGAGCCGGAACCATCCCCTTCCCCGACAGAAGCGGGATGTTCGGGCTCAGGCTCCGCCACTACAGGCAGATGGCGAACATAGCCGGACAAATCCCTCAATACTGGCGCATCTTCAGATTTTTCCGCTAAAGCCGCATCTAACTCAGTGATGCGCTTATCCAGCAGATCCACTACTTCTTTGGAAAGCTCACCCCCGTCATATTTTTTGAGATATTTTTCAGCTTTCTCAACCCACCAGCTGATGGCCCCGAATCTGCCGCGCATACGTTTTTTAGCCGGATAAAGTGTGTCCCAAAAATTAGTAATCAAATCGAGCAGAAGCTGCGCCCCGGCGGAAAGACCTTCGACTCCTTTAAGGTGTAAAAGTCCCACACCAAGATATGAAGCGACCTTTAAATCTTTGGACTTGCTGCTCAAAATAACCGAACCGAGCTTGATCACCCGTTTCCAATCCACGGCTCCGCCCGCAGTGGCACTGGCAAGTTTGTCGATCTCCTGCTGCAAACGGTCGTACTCCGGCTCGTAACGGGCATCTGCCCCGGCCGGATGTTCTTCGCTGACAGGCTTCCTGCCCAGATCGAGTAGTTCCATGCTTCCTCCGCTATCGAATACGTACTGAATACCAGATGGATATTTCGTCCTAAGATTCTACGAACAGACCAGAGACCCCAAAAAGCATAACATACATACGCATAGTGGCAAACAAAGAACGGAGTAAAAAAGCCCCGCTATGTGAAAATACTACGGGGCTTAAGATAATGCCAAAACCGACGAGAGATAATATTTAAATAAACTATGCAGACTGCAAAGATCCCAACAACCCGATCGTTTTTTCCCGGACCTGTTTCAAATCATCGGCATTGGGACGGCCTTCAATATTTCCCAGCCGTCCGCTGATGTTGAAATGCTGCATCTTTTCCGGGACAAAAGCACCTATGACCGACCATTCATCAGCCACGGTTATACCCAGATGATCAAAGAGCTGCCCCATGTACTTAATGGCCGGCACAGCTTCAGCCTCCCCGGTATGCGGCCCTGCATAAGTGCAGTAAACGCAGGCAAATTTTCCGGGAATACGCGGTGATCCGGGAAGAATCAGGTTCTTTTCACGGGCGTAGGCGAGCTGTCTGTTGATCCAGTCCTGCACGGACTTTCCCGGAAGCCAAGTATAAACCCCGGAACCAATGAATGTGAAATCGTAATTCAGCAAATCGAAAAGGACACCTTCCTTTTTAAGATTGACTGTGCTGACATTATGCCCGGCCTGAACTGCCGCTTTTTCGATTTCAAGGGCTACTTTTTCGGTCTGACCGTTAAGTGAACCGTAAAGATTGAGAATCTTCATTTTTCCCCTCTTCAGGATTAAACTTTTCTAAAACAAATTAAATAATTAAACCCTAGATCTATATAATGTAGTTCAGTAAAGCCGAGCGGTTCGATCAGAACCCTCAGTTCCTCACCGGAGATACGCATATGTAACGGCGGACCAAAATCGGTCCTTTCTTTTTTGCATTCCAGCACAGCCACTTGCCCAGAAGTTTTCAAAACCCTGCGGACCTCTGTAAAAACAGATTCACCATACTCTTCAAGGTTCATACAATGCAGGGAAGTACTCATGAAGCAGGTATCCACGCTGCCATCCTCAAAAGGAAACTTACCGGTCATATCACCAAGATAGGTGCTGACATTCTTCAGTCCGTTCTCCTCAG
This window encodes:
- a CDS encoding class I SAM-dependent methyltransferase, with the protein product MNKEHKAGKHCHGGHGRHRRGPTSYGMHDSSLVFKTLALQDGNVFLDLGCGPGDYSIHAGLEVGPSGRVYAFDSNNVMLEHVKLQAEENGLKNVSTYLGDMTGKFPFEDGSVDTCFMSTSLHCMNLEEYGESVFTEVRRVLKTSGQVAVLECKKERTDFGPPLHMRISGEELRVLIEPLGFTELHYIDLGFNYLICFRKV
- the tssA gene encoding type VI secretion system protein TssA, coding for MELLDLGRKPVSEEHPAGADARYEPEYDRLQQEIDKLASATAGGAVDWKRVIKLGSVILSSKSKDLKVASYLGVGLLHLKGVEGLSAGAQLLLDLITNFWDTLYPAKKRMRGRFGAISWWVEKAEKYLKKYDGGELSKEVVDLLDKRITELDAALAEKSEDAPVLRDLSGYVRHLPVVAEPEPEHPASVGEGDGSGSAASTETVPSASYVASGVGNINSSEEYSAGFKAMLSSLGPLSEYLLVNDLAAAEGYRLRRMSAWMPISSLPPAQNGRTMVPAPDGPVKDSILSQLQKSDFAGALREAESRVGEYLFWLDLSRMSAEALKALGAGYVEALTALELETEIYVQRLPGMASLSFADGTPFADPKTRSWLQSLGKSKGGALGTEDKADKVSEIMAKANQFAADKKMFEAVSIICDSINTSPSLRSVFRLRSGLTGLLTAEGQAGVAHVHAVELLEQIDSSGLEQWEPELALSGLLAAYGAMVAEGGPESATKSVEILQRISRLSPVEGLKINGVN
- the tssB gene encoding type VI secretion system contractile sheath small subunit — encoded protein: MAKEGSVAPKERVNIVYKPETGDAKEEVELPLKLLVVGDFTQKDDDRMVEDRDPVNIDKDNFNEVLKAQDLELNMGVEDKLSGDPDAQMAVKLKFESLKDFDPDRIISQVPELQKLMELREALKALKSPLSNVPEFRKKVQELVKDDGAREKLLKELGIE
- the tssC gene encoding type VI secretion system contractile sheath large subunit, whose amino-acid sequence is MAEEKLEQQQAAQSAAEGSLLDDIVEATKLKPEDEAYSVTKAGLQAFLEEMVKPEREGAKISGNLVDDMLAQIDGKLSAQMDSIMHNKEFQKMESSWRSLKFLIDRTDFRENVRIQMMNVSKEDLLDDFDDAPEITKSGLYKQAYTAEYGQFGGQPFGAIIGNYDFGPGPQDMKLLQYTASVSAMSHAPFIAAAGPKFFGIEKWSELPNLKDLKSIFEMPQYAKWNSFRESDDARNVGLTLPKFLLRLPYGPETLPAKSFNYQESVSDGDDDFCWGNTAFAFASKLTDSFAKYRWCANIIGPQGGGAVEDLPLYQYEAMGAVQTKIPTQVLLSERREFELAEEGFIGLTMRKGSDNAAFFSANSCQKPKFFGTSKEGKEAELNYKLSTQLPYMMIMDRLAHYIKVIQRENIGTWKERGDLERELNTWISQYVTEMDNPAPSVRSRRPLRMAKIEVSDVEGDPGWYQVSLKARPHFKYMGASFTLSLLGKLEKE
- the tssE gene encoding type VI secretion system baseplate subunit TssE, which produces MTTQRLLERIRFMEEDPDWRDSAEPGQVVKSVLDYLRMILNTRQGNAQIAPDFGVPDFTSMIGATGLDAVRSIEESMTEVILKYEPRLANVNIEFVPMEDNPLALHFKLQAKLALEGQDMPVVFETVLDPDGQISVKDN
- a CDS encoding Hcp family type VI secretion system effector gives rise to the protein MALTSYMKVTGKTQGQIKGDCTQMGDKKDTMLVYALDHNVEIPKDTHTGLPTGQRIHKPFTVTKHVDNGSPKLAQACCKGEQLTVEIDHYHIDATGIEKKYYTIKMEEAIIVNLHNYKPVTFLPDNKGYHDMEDVSFTYSKITWTYADGNIEYTDDWKSS